Proteins co-encoded in one Armatimonadota bacterium genomic window:
- a CDS encoding ABC transporter substrate-binding protein, translating into MRLAVCTLAVLLAVAVVGGAGRAGPAGPVEIRLGHGFAAEEQLWLMGARPDVTPNQGRAYTLRLVAFRASDDRLRAYEAGQIDGGTIPAPTALFAGEQGVPIKLVASISREVPGGNWHNTTYLALEGAGIRSPRDLRGKRIGIVGFKTSTELWARAAVDAAGLNADRDVSFVVVPFPAMGEALRARRIDVGTFPNPFLHLELLRGGVTVVYTSKTGVPFEEELLVLFLRPEFIERHREAVRAFLRDFVTATRWYLANPREARQALIDKRFVAIPPAVYFDMQDWYREPSGRISFDVLRRMQELHLKLGWQQKPVDVRKLVDTSMLPY; encoded by the coding sequence ATGAGGCTGGCGGTGTGCACCCTGGCAGTACTCCTGGCGGTCGCGGTCGTCGGTGGGGCGGGCCGGGCCGGTCCCGCGGGGCCGGTGGAGATCCGCCTGGGGCACGGCTTTGCGGCCGAGGAGCAACTGTGGTTGATGGGCGCCCGGCCGGACGTGACGCCCAACCAGGGCAGGGCGTACACGTTGCGGCTCGTGGCCTTCCGGGCCAGCGACGACCGCCTGCGCGCCTACGAGGCGGGCCAGATCGACGGCGGGACGATCCCGGCGCCCACGGCGTTGTTCGCCGGCGAGCAGGGGGTTCCGATCAAACTGGTGGCGAGCATCTCCCGGGAAGTCCCGGGCGGCAACTGGCACAACACCACGTATCTGGCCCTGGAGGGCGCCGGGATCCGCTCGCCCCGTGACCTGCGCGGCAAGCGCATCGGCATCGTCGGCTTCAAGACCTCGACCGAACTGTGGGCGCGCGCCGCGGTGGACGCCGCCGGCCTGAACGCCGACCGCGACGTGAGCTTCGTGGTGGTGCCGTTCCCGGCCATGGGCGAGGCGTTGCGCGCGCGCCGCATCGACGTGGGCACGTTCCCCAACCCGTTCCTGCACCTCGAGCTGCTGCGCGGCGGGGTGACCGTGGTCTACACCTCCAAGACCGGCGTGCCCTTCGAGGAAGAACTCCTCGTGCTCTTCCTGCGCCCGGAGTTCATCGAGCGCCACCGGGAGGCGGTGCGGGCCTTCCTGCGCGACTTCGTCACGGCGACGCGCTGGTACCTGGCCAATCCCCGGGAGGCCCGGCAGGCGCTCATCGACAAGCGGTTCGTCGCCATTCCTCCGGCGGTCTACTTCGACATGCAGGATTGGTACCGCGAGCCCTCGGGGCGCATCTCCTTCGACGTCCTGCGGCGGATGCAGGAGCTGCACCTGAAGCTGGGCTGGCAGCAGAAGCCGGTGGACGTGCGCAAGCTCGTGGACACCTCGATGCTGCCGTACTAG